The following are encoded in a window of Telmatobacter sp. DSM 110680 genomic DNA:
- a CDS encoding NAD(P)/FAD-dependent oxidoreductase: MPTAPRKFDVIVLGAGAAGLMCAAVAGQRGRRMLLLEHNSQPGRKILISGGGRCNFTNIHCTPANFISENPHFAKSALALYQPQHFLELVERYGIKWHEKTLGQLFCDQSARQIVDLLLTDCERGGVELLLNARNVAVESSSGEFRIACSAGEFSATALVVATGGLSIPKMGATGLAYQLARQFGLKVTQTRPALVPLLLAGVERNWTELAGVSTEVFAQANRGPSFREKLLITHRGLSGPALLQVSSYWRPGETIQIDFVPNADGSSHLIQPLLRPGARRDDIAFHQVLREFLPQRLAGHLAEVGAPSGWTNAALEAAERNLRRWEFHPNGTEGFEKAEVTAGGVDTAGLNSRTMEARKVPGLFFIGEGVDVTGHLGGFNFQWAWASAFAAGNAV; encoded by the coding sequence GTGCCCACCGCCCCCCGCAAATTCGATGTGATTGTACTTGGTGCTGGCGCAGCCGGACTGATGTGCGCGGCCGTCGCTGGCCAACGCGGCCGTCGCATGCTGCTGCTCGAACACAACTCACAGCCGGGCCGCAAAATCCTCATCTCCGGCGGCGGCCGCTGCAACTTCACCAACATTCACTGCACTCCCGCCAACTTCATCTCCGAAAATCCTCACTTCGCAAAGTCGGCGTTGGCCCTCTACCAGCCACAACACTTTCTTGAACTGGTGGAGCGCTACGGAATCAAGTGGCACGAAAAAACGCTGGGCCAACTCTTCTGCGACCAGTCTGCACGGCAGATCGTGGACCTGCTGCTTACTGATTGCGAGCGCGGCGGTGTCGAACTTCTGCTCAACGCGCGGAACGTCGCAGTCGAATCCTCCTCGGGCGAATTTCGTATAGCCTGTTCTGCCGGAGAATTCTCAGCAACCGCTCTCGTAGTAGCCACCGGAGGCCTTTCGATTCCGAAAATGGGCGCCACCGGCCTGGCCTACCAACTTGCGCGTCAATTCGGTTTAAAGGTCACTCAAACGCGACCGGCGCTCGTCCCTCTCCTCCTTGCGGGCGTGGAAAGGAACTGGACAGAACTGGCCGGCGTTTCCACAGAAGTGTTCGCGCAAGCAAATCGCGGTCCAAGCTTCCGCGAGAAACTGCTGATCACTCATCGTGGACTTAGCGGGCCTGCTCTGCTGCAGGTGTCTTCCTACTGGCGTCCGGGCGAAACCATTCAAATTGATTTCGTACCAAATGCCGATGGCTCATCGCATCTCATTCAACCTCTTCTCCGACCTGGAGCCCGGCGCGATGACATCGCATTTCACCAGGTGTTGCGCGAATTCCTGCCACAGAGGCTGGCAGGCCATCTTGCCGAGGTGGGCGCGCCCTCGGGATGGACAAATGCGGCTCTGGAAGCGGCCGAGCGCAATCTGAGGCGCTGGGAGTTTCATCCCAACGGAACTGAGGGATTCGAGAAGGCTGAAGTGACAGCCGGCGGCGTGGATACGGCAGGCCTGAATTCGCGGACCATGGAAGCGCGCAAGGTGCCAGGTCTTTTCTTCATCGGCGAAGGTGTGGATGTGACCGGCCACCTCGGCGGCTTCAACTTCCAGTGGGCCTGGGCGTCAGCGTTTGCAGCCGGCAACGCGGTGTGA
- a CDS encoding MFS transporter, translating to MSESKQPGRRSLRGVEWLNFFLADVQTGLGPFLAAYLAAGGWNPARVGFALTFGGLVTVALQTPAGAVVDAAHGKRSVIAISLGVLVAGALLLLGPLHPVTVYAAQFLIGASAPFLAPAIAAITLGIVGARAFDKQFGRNQAFNAGGNVFTALLVAYVSYKLGYHAIFGVAIAMAIPTALSLAAIDPGEIDYARARGSTRDGETPTTKGVPALLKDRVILFFLICAFLFHLANAAMLPQLGEMLAKGKPQEAAPFMSACIIVTQLVITVSAAWIGRRAESKGRKSLLLLGFGVLPLRGALYTLTSSAPALIAIQTLDGVANAIFGVVSILVIKDRTEGTGRFNLASGALATMVGVGAALSNTLGGTMIQYLGYRASFLGLATVAVVAVTLLWFAIPETRCGNTEAQVRPGLE from the coding sequence TTGTCTGAGTCGAAGCAGCCTGGCCGGCGCAGTTTGCGAGGGGTAGAGTGGCTTAATTTTTTTCTGGCTGATGTACAAACGGGCTTGGGACCGTTCCTAGCCGCTTATCTTGCGGCTGGTGGATGGAATCCAGCGCGGGTTGGATTTGCGCTCACCTTCGGCGGACTCGTGACGGTGGCTCTGCAAACGCCGGCCGGAGCCGTGGTGGATGCGGCCCATGGCAAACGTTCGGTCATCGCCATTAGCCTGGGAGTGCTGGTTGCGGGCGCCTTGCTGCTGCTCGGGCCGCTGCACCCGGTCACGGTGTATGCCGCGCAGTTCCTCATCGGCGCCTCCGCTCCGTTTCTCGCACCTGCGATCGCGGCTATTACCCTAGGCATCGTGGGTGCGCGTGCCTTTGACAAGCAATTTGGGCGTAACCAGGCCTTCAACGCTGGCGGCAACGTGTTCACGGCACTTCTCGTCGCATATGTAAGCTACAAGCTCGGTTATCACGCAATATTCGGCGTGGCAATCGCGATGGCTATTCCCACCGCATTGTCACTAGCTGCCATTGATCCCGGTGAGATTGATTACGCACGAGCACGTGGATCAACACGCGACGGCGAGACGCCCACTACTAAGGGCGTTCCGGCACTCTTAAAAGATCGCGTGATCTTATTCTTCCTCATTTGCGCTTTTCTTTTTCATCTTGCCAATGCCGCCATGCTGCCACAGCTCGGTGAAATGTTAGCGAAGGGAAAACCGCAAGAGGCGGCTCCGTTTATGTCCGCGTGCATCATTGTTACGCAGCTGGTAATCACCGTTTCTGCTGCATGGATTGGCCGTCGCGCAGAAAGCAAGGGCAGAAAATCTCTCCTGCTTTTGGGATTCGGGGTGCTACCGCTACGCGGAGCGCTTTATACACTCACCTCCTCGGCACCGGCACTCATCGCAATTCAGACGCTCGACGGCGTCGCCAATGCAATCTTCGGAGTCGTTTCCATCCTCGTGATCAAGGACCGCACGGAAGGTACGGGGCGCTTCAATCTGGCTTCAGGGGCGCTGGCGACGATGGTTGGGGTGGGCGCTGCACTGAGCAATACCCTAGGAGGCACGATGATTCAGTACCTGGGCTACCGTGCATCGTTTCTCGGACTCGCAACGGTAGCAGTGGTGGCGGTGACGTTGTTATGGTTCGCGATACCGGAGACACGCTGCGGCAATACCGAGGCTCAAGTTCGACCGGGTCTGGAGTGA
- the lepB gene encoding signal peptidase I translates to MPKKRNRKSLPEDPSPTPELEVKETPLEAFAGICSVLVIGLFVLTFLGQNFLIPSGSMEDTLLIGDHLLVDRITFSPASRWIPLIHHRDPQRNDIVVFIRPLPEPEPDADGKPVFLILVKRLIGMPGDHLHLQNGTVFINGVAHPMPKDGLDTPIAPSEQAYVDDFPSVVPTVEDSHGALTPWVVDLPSHLENGDLVVPPGKYFMMGDHRHASLDSRFWGFVPRENIMGRPLFNYWSFKTPEDQQDKKGLVNQVAWFGHVALRFFTDTRWNRTLKRVH, encoded by the coding sequence ATGCCGAAAAAACGCAATCGCAAATCGCTGCCTGAAGATCCAAGTCCGACTCCCGAGTTAGAAGTAAAAGAAACCCCACTGGAGGCATTTGCCGGCATTTGTTCGGTGCTCGTGATTGGACTTTTCGTGCTGACATTTCTCGGCCAGAATTTTCTAATTCCTTCCGGCTCAATGGAGGACACGCTGCTGATCGGCGACCACCTGCTTGTCGATCGCATCACGTTCAGTCCGGCATCGCGTTGGATACCGCTCATTCATCATCGCGATCCGCAACGCAACGACATTGTGGTCTTCATCCGTCCCCTTCCGGAGCCGGAACCAGACGCCGACGGAAAGCCCGTTTTTCTCATCCTTGTAAAGCGGCTCATCGGTATGCCTGGTGACCATCTGCATCTTCAGAATGGAACCGTGTTCATCAATGGCGTTGCGCATCCGATGCCAAAGGATGGACTCGACACGCCGATTGCGCCGAGCGAACAGGCTTATGTCGACGACTTTCCTTCTGTGGTGCCGACCGTGGAAGATTCGCACGGAGCCTTGACTCCCTGGGTCGTCGATCTGCCTAGTCATCTTGAAAACGGCGACCTCGTGGTGCCGCCGGGAAAGTACTTCATGATGGGCGATCACCGCCACGCCAGTCTCGATTCGCGCTTCTGGGGATTTGTGCCGCGCGAAAACATCATGGGGCGGCCGCTGTTCAACTACTGGTCGTTCAAAACTCCTGAAGATCAGCAGGACAAAAAGGGATTGGTGAACCAGGTGGCGTGGTTCGGGCATGTGGCGTTGCGCTTCTTTACCGATACCCGGTGGAATCGGACGTTGAAACGCGTGCACTAG
- a CDS encoding DUF4914 family protein — protein MTVAAETRSVVDFQAAWAELDLPVHVREVLAAAPLMQVPENRPQLLDWALGRPTGTTDWRLGNREDHGVYEAIFHVPGKPNGLGRIVEAVVTKARNGLAINFPDPAMRRRDPDAMVIGDSLPTDKPTYEERFGQTFDGTRQQTLDWLKTQELVAMPFYAGADALGYGSLLIVPRQAAFFAAALADLQGMIPRSQVPADFKISGGVLFVAPPFRHTHFSGRQVVVHDRTTTHQEIFAYNLYPGPSAKKGVYSMLLDIGEREGWVTNHCAAVAVVTPYENQLILMHEGASGGGKSEMTEHIHRMEDGRLLIGRNVITQEERTLNLPEACHLRPIADDMACAHPSYQRPHGRLTIADAENAWFVRVDHIHSYGTAPNLERLCIDPPEPLIFLNHYIVPGGTCLTWEHVEDAPGKLCPNPRVILPRHLLEDIAGGPRAVDVRSFGVRCPATHRDSQLYGILAMLHVLSPALAWLWRLVAPRGHGNPSIQTQKSKEMQSEGVGSYWAFATGRRVDQANLLLRQIVDTPETRYVLIPNQHIGAWKVGFMAEWIAREYLARRGSAKFGREQVDEALFPLLGYIPKQLKIEGSMIPRVFLRVEEQIQGGMDVYEEGIRQWREFFASELKQFLVPDLDPLGQRIIEACLDGAHQEDYRKLIPHPMFRDDEV, from the coding sequence TTGACCGTTGCCGCAGAAACCCGAAGTGTCGTTGATTTTCAGGCCGCCTGGGCCGAACTGGATTTGCCCGTTCACGTTCGCGAAGTATTAGCAGCCGCCCCCTTGATGCAAGTGCCGGAAAACCGGCCGCAACTGCTCGACTGGGCGCTGGGCCGTCCCACAGGTACAACGGATTGGCGACTCGGCAATCGCGAAGACCACGGAGTCTACGAGGCCATCTTTCATGTGCCGGGTAAGCCCAACGGTCTGGGCCGCATTGTGGAAGCCGTCGTGACAAAGGCTCGGAATGGCTTGGCAATCAACTTCCCCGATCCAGCCATGCGCCGGCGCGATCCTGATGCCATGGTGATTGGCGACTCCCTTCCAACCGACAAGCCAACTTATGAAGAGCGCTTCGGCCAGACCTTTGACGGCACGCGTCAACAAACGTTGGACTGGCTCAAGACGCAGGAACTCGTGGCGATGCCTTTCTATGCCGGGGCCGATGCTCTGGGTTATGGGTCGCTGCTGATTGTGCCTCGCCAAGCCGCATTTTTTGCGGCAGCATTGGCTGACTTGCAAGGGATGATTCCGCGCAGCCAGGTGCCGGCGGATTTCAAAATTAGTGGAGGCGTTCTCTTTGTCGCGCCACCGTTTCGTCATACGCATTTCAGCGGGCGACAGGTTGTGGTACACGATCGCACTACAACGCATCAGGAGATCTTTGCCTACAATCTCTATCCTGGTCCCAGCGCCAAAAAGGGTGTCTACTCCATGCTTCTCGACATCGGCGAGCGCGAAGGCTGGGTCACGAATCACTGCGCTGCGGTTGCTGTCGTCACGCCTTATGAGAATCAGCTGATTCTCATGCACGAAGGCGCCAGTGGCGGCGGTAAGAGCGAGATGACTGAGCATATCCATCGCATGGAAGATGGCCGTCTCCTGATTGGTCGCAATGTCATCACCCAGGAAGAGCGAACGCTGAATTTGCCGGAGGCATGCCATCTGCGGCCCATTGCCGACGACATGGCTTGCGCACACCCGAGCTATCAACGCCCGCACGGCCGGCTCACAATCGCCGACGCTGAAAACGCCTGGTTCGTGCGCGTGGATCACATCCACAGCTATGGAACCGCGCCGAATCTCGAGCGGCTCTGCATCGATCCACCGGAACCGCTGATCTTTCTCAATCACTACATTGTTCCCGGTGGCACCTGCCTCACGTGGGAGCACGTTGAAGATGCTCCCGGCAAGCTCTGCCCGAACCCGCGTGTGATCCTTCCGCGACACCTGCTCGAAGACATCGCGGGAGGACCGCGCGCCGTGGACGTTCGCAGTTTCGGAGTGCGCTGCCCGGCAACGCATCGCGATAGCCAGCTCTACGGCATCCTCGCAATGCTTCATGTTCTCAGTCCTGCGCTCGCGTGGTTGTGGCGGCTTGTCGCCCCGCGCGGTCACGGCAATCCCAGCATCCAGACGCAGAAATCCAAGGAGATGCAGTCAGAAGGCGTTGGCTCCTACTGGGCATTTGCCACGGGCCGTCGCGTCGATCAGGCAAATCTGCTGCTCCGTCAAATTGTGGACACACCGGAGACGCGCTACGTGCTCATTCCCAACCAGCACATCGGCGCGTGGAAAGTTGGTTTCATGGCTGAATGGATCGCCCGCGAATACCTCGCACGTCGAGGCAGCGCGAAGTTTGGCCGCGAGCAGGTCGATGAAGCGCTGTTCCCGCTCCTCGGCTATATACCCAAACAACTCAAAATCGAAGGCTCCATGATTCCACGAGTTTTTTTGCGCGTAGAAGAGCAAATCCAGGGTGGGATGGATGTCTATGAGGAAGGCATCCGCCAATGGCGCGAATTTTTCGCGAGTGAGCTAAAGCAGTTCCTCGTACCCGATCTCGATCCGCTGGGGCAGCGCATCATTGAGGCCTGTCTCGATGGCGCGCATCAGGAAGACTACCGGAAGTTGATTCCGCATCCGATGTTCCGCGACGATGAGGTGTAA
- a CDS encoding superoxide dismutase, whose product MAYELAPLPYDYAALEPFIDAETMKLHHDKHHQTYITNVNAALASHPELAAKSVDDLISDLNAIPEDIRNVVRNNGGGHSNHSMFWTIMGPANTSGIGGAPTGAIADQIKTDFGDFDAFKKTFNETTAKQFGSGWGWLVSQGGKLKVITSANQDSPLSQGLYPILGNDVWEHAYYLKYQNKRPDYLAAWWNVVNWAEVNKRFEKAKSKK is encoded by the coding sequence ATGGCATATGAACTTGCACCGCTTCCTTACGACTACGCCGCACTCGAGCCTTTCATCGACGCGGAGACCATGAAACTCCATCACGACAAGCATCACCAGACCTACATCACCAATGTGAATGCCGCGCTGGCGAGCCATCCAGAACTGGCTGCGAAGTCGGTGGATGACCTCATCAGCGATCTGAACGCCATTCCCGAAGACATTCGCAACGTGGTACGCAATAATGGCGGCGGCCACTCCAATCACTCCATGTTCTGGACCATCATGGGTCCGGCGAACACGTCGGGTATTGGTGGAGCACCCACCGGGGCCATCGCTGACCAGATCAAGACGGATTTCGGCGATTTTGACGCCTTCAAGAAGACTTTTAATGAGACTACCGCTAAGCAGTTTGGCTCCGGCTGGGGCTGGCTGGTGAGTCAGGGCGGCAAGCTGAAAGTCATCACCTCCGCCAATCAAGATTCGCCCCTGAGCCAGGGACTCTACCCGATCCTCGGCAACGACGTCTGGGAGCACGCCTACTACCTGAAGTACCAGAACAAGCGCCCCGACTACCTCGCCGCCTGGTGGAATGTAGTGAACTGGGCCGAAGTGAACAAGCGGTTTGAGAAGGCAAAGAGCAAGAAGTAG